ccttgttcaagttggtgatccccaacactcttcactttggtagtgtgagtgagagttgtttatcctttgtttcttgttcctttctttcattctattgcttttcatctttatattgttcttctctatttacatgtatttcttgttcaagagttgtaatcttttcttttcttttgtttcaaacactttactttatttgtaactttttgcttagagttgtattttactattctcttcttcttcattattgtcttcattttctttgtttatttgtaattttcagctatagagttgtaactctttttaatcaatcattatttatttgtaatatattgcatagagttgtaatatattattatttccattgaggcaaaatacatattttctcaacattaaagacatatatatatatatatactgagtactttattgtaaccacaaaatgtccattgatataatcattacatacaaattaatcctctattgatgattcataattatatgggaataaaattaccgttttacctttttaattatatattgattcctagtgtaccattgactttactagtgaaggttaattcataatctgattatgaatttgacatcaataaccttttcagttccaaaagtcaacccaataaggaatcatcattcaatcaataagaatgtatagattccatatctgttaaactatgtccccaaccatatacatcattgagtccccaaaacaattgttattagcctgatcattctgacaaactgtaacgcgtgaatcaaaggatcaagtaacatatataggagttcatagtaacttcaggattaagatcagcttgtatatgatcatcagttgatgtgttttataatactacgaaacggtatttaaacaagtattaataaatcacatctagtccagttctacatactctcagcatgcaaagtacctccactaaagtttcctactacactagtaactcggatctaggtcacatgtattcataatactagtggactgtactacTAGTAggaattaatctaaagattccataactttattttactgcgaactatttaagttcattatctaattctcgatcctctcataccaatatgagattgagaccacatagatgaacttgaaaattttctgatatttacttaattaacaataatatagtacttaagctacatatatacaataattcaattcatttatttatttcattaaaaccattgtctattgtaattgcttttagggcacaattcccaacaagtAGTCCCTTATGTTGAACTCAACATGTAGAGTTTCTTCTCCCCTACGACCAAATTGTGAGGTGTTCATAATAGATGattaagaaaaagatgaaaagcaagaaaagaaaagaaaaaaatgcttagcttaatgctctcaatgaaagcaccaaactattgatgcaATATTTTGTCAACGATAAAAAAGAACAATTAATCTATATGAGATGAACATAAAAGAAACAAaatgacaatatatttttacgTAATTTAGTGGTTAACTCGACTTAATCAACAAGTCTCAGTCATTAAAATTTTGTTCTTAATTTTGTGTGTATCAAATACATGAATAATTCTTCAATAAATAATAAGAGAAATCTTCTAAATATCTTATCCCAGTATACAGGGGAAGTTACAtgtttcaaattcaaaatatagTTACATTAAATATCTAAAACATAAATAATCAGTATACAACTAGTCAAACGACATCGAGCCCCAACCTTGTAATAACATATCTCACGTTTCATCCTCTCAATAATCCTGACCTGACATGTCCGAGCAGTTATAATTGTTCCAGAATTTTCATgtcatattattaaacaaatttgTCTTGTGTCGCCCGACCAGAAGACTATACCAAGCTAATACTCTATTTGCGATAAACTGAGAAATAAGCTCAAAAAATAGGCATAAAAAACTTCAAGTTTTAGCTTAGCTTATAAGTgaatcaataataattttatatatttatttagtataaaaatatttaaaataaataaataaaaataaaaaatacaacaaaattaAACACTTTTTTAGGGAAGTTTGTAAAAATGCCTAAGATTTAAAAAAGGTACTCATAATACCGAATctggaaaaaattacaaatatacaaagagacataatcataaatacaaagttattttgttttgtaaactttgtaacaataaagtttttttgtaactaaatgttacaattttgtaaacaatatttataGACAAAATAGAAAACTATAACAAGCAGTAATAAAATTGTTATCTCTAATTTTAtatgtttaccaagtttttcggaaactataaatatattaagagTCAGAGCTGGTAAGAAAGGAATGAAATAAACAAGGCAAAAGTTTTTACGTgattggggcgttaatgagtcttagttcacgagtcagttgtattgagctttagagagtttaacaatAGAGGTTTTCAGCAAGTTCAGCAACTTTTTTGCATGCATGAAAATTTTGGAACAGATCCCTACTACAGTACActaatgaccctatttatagtggCTATGTAGTTTGGGTCGGAATAAGCACAATTACCCTCTAATGGAGCTACAGTGATTACAAAGTGTTTAATCTAGGCCCACTGGTCTAGCTTAAGCGTGGTTGAGCATTATAGCTGCCCCTAGTACGTTGATATGGACTGGAATGTGTGAACAGTCAGGGGGATTCTGGGGACAGGatttgtcagagtagtggcagtaccgaTCCCTAGAAATATTGTACGCTCCGTGCACATCTCTTTtgtaggttagttgaggagaccaactgccggatttctcggggacacgtcAGGTGAATGAAGTGTTGGTCTTGTTTTACCTAGACGTATGGTCCGAGTTCATTTACCAAGACATACATCAGTTAGTGATGACGGATCGAAGGGTGTATCTTGCTACCGAGTTGAAGTGTGATGATGGACCCGAAAACTCCATCCGGATCCCACTAGGATGTCCACCATAACTATCTTCCTCCTGGAGGATGGAGGTTGTGTGCACTCATGAAGTTGGTCTGGGCCTTCTTCTCAGGTCCGAGTTCTCATAATACTTGGACTATTGGCCAGTAATCGGACCTAGGATGAGTTTAGGCCTTTAGACCTCTGGTTGCTCAATGTTCGTTGGGTTTTGGTTGGACCCTCGCCTATCCTGAGAGTTCGTGAAGCCCATTGGACAATGTCTCGTGTTCTTTGTGGAAAATATAGACAacattataaaatttataaatttccattttttttcaattttttttttaatttattgtaTTGTGTAATTTAACATATAATttatcaaatattataatatatactaaaCACATAATAATTTTAGTATGGTTTTCTCACCAAACAAATGAAGTTGATTATTATACAACAAGACATTGGTCTTTAGAAAAGATTTTCAGTCTTTGATTatctttaaaataaaatcatGTTCAAAAGATTATTATTCCCTAaaaagatattattattattattattattaattaattaattttaagaaaaGAACAGCTTAGCGGTCACATGTGTACTTTGTAGAGCACGTGCGAAGAGCGCGCGTAAAGGTAACCTCCATTGTTGTGTTGTGGCGACATACTGAATCTGAGAGCTACGTTGCTTCTTCCTCAATCTCCCTCCTCCTCAACTAACTTTCTTCCTCCTTCATTTTCGCCGATCTTCTTTCTCACTTTCTCTCACTCCCattttttctctctctaaaacctCCGAACGAGCTCAAACATGGAGCTCAGACTCCAAGCCCAACGACTCTTCAATGGCTCcgcactcttcttcttcttcctgctCTCATTCATCGCCATTATTACCGACGCCTCAATTCACGTCTACAACAACGAAACCTTCAGAGAAGTCGGCAATTCTTACCTTCTCTCTGGCGGTAGCGAAGGCATTGCTGCTTCTCTCACCTCCGCCGCCGCCGACGATTCCGACCCGTCTACGATCCACGATGGCCGGTCATATATCAGGTATTGTTTCCGTTTTCGGTGGTTTCTCTTTTGTTTTATTAGATTTGAATTTGAGTTTCTGCTAGATCTGCTCTTTAAGTTCGTGAGCTTCCTTTTGATTCGAAATATTCTTTGGTTAGCAGTGATGACGTCGTAATGTGATGTTGAATTGTTGTGTGTTGATTTCAATAATAGTTAATGGAGTTTATGAGctgtgctatatatatatatatatatatatatagaaaaaaatgatGATCTTAGAAGCTATAGTTGCTCTCTTGGTAAGTTTTTTCACCAGATTCTTTAATGTGGTTAAACTTTTGTTTAATGTCTTGTATCTGATGCAATCTAAAAATTAATAGGACATGTAGTTCTACGAATCATTTTCTGGGATTCATATCTAAATAATGGCTGAAATGTGGATGAGAATAAGTGTGAGAAGGAAAGAGAATCCCTCTTCTTATAGGCTTATACTAATCTAAGAACGGGTGCTAAAAATTTTACTTGGTTTATTTCATGCACAAGGGATTGATACGGGATTATGGTCTTGTTTGACATTGTGAGAATTTCATGTGAATTCAGAGGGTGTAAATTTCAACTAATCCCTTGAAGTTAAGGAAAACTTAATATTCATAAAACGTCTTATCAACGTAACCAACAAATACCCGATTTGGTTTTGTTTGTTGATACCCAGTTTGGTTCCTTTGTTGATGTTGCGTGGTTTTTTTTGTTGGTAACATTAGAGGCAATACTTACAATTTATCCTATTTAGCTTACTTAATCCAAGCCCATTCATTTTCCTGAGACAAAAGAGATTTCTCATGATGCAAATGTCCATTGCTTTGCTCTTATTTATGTTATTCTTGTGAGAAATATCCTTTCGGTTAATGTACCAAAACCAGTATACTACTTGTTCAGATTTGCTCTCTCTATCCAGACAATTTAGATGCATCCGTGCAACTTGTATGTGAAAGGATATTATATATTTTGTCATCTGTGGTAGAGTGAGTGCATTCGGCTTTTAAATAGTGCTCGTTACTTTTATTTGGTTCCTTCATATTCAATCTCTTATTATAACTTTAAGTTTGGTTCCTGCCATTTTCCTTCAAATAGATTTGAAAACATCAAATTTTGGAGGAGCAAGGCTGCTGCTGACGAACAGTCGGATATGGAACACAGTACTGGGTTGGtacaaattataatttttgaggCAGCTGACCGCAATAATATTGGTGGCTCAGCTTATGGTGGACAAAGAGCTATATGCTGCACCCCTGATCTGGCTAAGATTGAAGGTTGTAAACAAGGTGAAGTCCTTAGGGTACCTTCTGCAACAGATATTAACTGGCCTATTATTCTGAATGCACAGTTTAGTGGAAATTCTATAGTTGCAAGTATGGAAAATAATGAGGTTCCCATCACGAAAACTGGAATGTATAACTTGTTTTTTGTAGCATGTGATCTAAAGCTCAAGGGTCTTACAATGAACGGAAAAACGTCATGGAAAAACCCTGATGGTTTTCTTCCTGGTAGGATGGCTCCTTTGATGAAATTCTACGTGTATATGTCACTTGCTTATTTCTTGCTTAGTTTGATTTGGTTCTCTCAGTATGTGAGGTTTTGGAATGATGTTCTGCAACTTCAACATTGCATTACAGCTGTAATTGCTCTTGGTTTTTTCGAGATGATTCTTTGGCATCTTGAATATGTACATTTTAATAATACTGGAATGAGGCCAGTTGTGCTTACAACATGGGTTGTGACAATTGGAGCTGTGAGAAAAACAATTTCTCGTCTCCTTATCCTCTCCGTTTCAATGGGTTATGGTGTTGTGCGACCTACCCTTGGTGGTCTTACCTCGAAGGTGCTTGTTCTTGGGGTAACTTATTTTTTTGCCACTGAATTGCTGAATATTTCTGAGTATGTGGGAACCATCAATGATATATCTGGACGAGCAAAACTCTTTTTGGTTCTGCCCAATGCATTTTTGGATGCATTTCTGATATTGTGGATCTTTACCTCTCTCTCAAAAACACTAGAGCAGTTACAGGTATGACAACCTCCCCAATGATCTCTTATTCTAGTttggttttcaagttcctttATAATGTTCCAACCACCATATGTGCTTCACATCAGTTTAATTATTTTCACGTTAAACTTTTGGAAGCTAAATTAGTTACTTTTCCAGGCAAAGAGGAGTTCTGTAAAGTTGGATATATATAGAAAGTTCTCCAATGCATTGGCAGTTACGGTGG
The Humulus lupulus chromosome 6, drHumLupu1.1, whole genome shotgun sequence DNA segment above includes these coding regions:
- the LOC133782069 gene encoding uncharacterized protein LOC133782069 — encoded protein: MELRLQAQRLFNGSALFFFFLLSFIAIITDASIHVYNNETFREVGNSYLLSGGSEGIAASLTSAAADDSDPSTIHDGRSYIRFENIKFWRSKAAADEQSDMEHSTGLVQIIIFEAADRNNIGGSAYGGQRAICCTPDLAKIEGCKQGEVLRVPSATDINWPIILNAQFSGNSIVASMENNEVPITKTGMYNLFFVACDLKLKGLTMNGKTSWKNPDGFLPGRMAPLMKFYVYMSLAYFLLSLIWFSQYVRFWNDVLQLQHCITAVIALGFFEMILWHLEYVHFNNTGMRPVVLTTWVVTIGAVRKTISRLLILSVSMGYGVVRPTLGGLTSKVLVLGVTYFFATELLNISEYVGTINDISGRAKLFLVLPNAFLDAFLILWIFTSLSKTLEQLQAKRSSVKLDIYRKFSNALAVTVVVSVAWIGYEVYFKATDPFNERWQSAWIITAFWDVLAFALLSVICCLWAPSQSSQRYAYSEEVGEGSDDEETQSLTGGKSDGDVSLVKQEKKEKKAGDEETYDEEDDSEEDKRE